The sequence GGAGTCATATGTAAATCAAGGAAGACAACTTCTTTACATCTCTTCAACTGCTAAAAatctcaaagaaaagaaaacttcgttAGTTGGTACAATGAACAAGATCCGCCGTGAAATCCCCAATGAAGTAAGGAAGCCGAACGCTGAAGTACACTCAACCACAATGTTGCACAAGAGTGGCAACACAGACTGTACCTTGACTGTATAcgaaggaaagaagaataaaaatattattattctgAGTACGCTGTGTGCTGAAGTAGCAATAAGCAAGGAAGGAAAGATAAAACCTGAAACTGTAACGTTATACAATGCAGCAAAGTATGGGGTGAACGACCTGTAAATACACAACGAAGATTGTATCTAGGAGATGGCCAATGCATCTCTTCTACAACATACTGAACATGGCGGAAATAAATGCATGGGTCATCTATAATATAGTAACTAACAAGAAAATGCAAAGGAAGAAGTTCATACTTCAACTGGGAATTGAACGCAAGGGAACGAAAGAGCAAGAACATCAGGCAAACGAAGAGGATGTGGGACTGAGATCACCTAGAAAGCGGAGGAAGTGCCAAATCAGGCAGGTTGTTTCTCTCTGTGCATATCCTCTTTGCCGAGATATGGGAAAGCATTTCAtatctacagggtgtccgaaaagtctttccctaatTACATACATTGATAACTCAAGCTAGAAGTATGATAcagatatgaaactggtgtctaattgtttacaaactatcaaagtttcagtttctttacacatcagtaaacttccacatgagcacccttgttaGTACGTAGCACATTTAGGTGATATtctatttccgtccacacattagccaacatcgattcaacgactgtggttatctgttgccgcagggtttcaagacctggtacacgtgttcggtagacctcgtccttgacataaccccttaaaaagaagtctaatggagttatgtcaggagagcgtggaggccaaaccgttgggccATCACGGCCAATccgtcgcccaggaaaggtcatatcgagataggcacggacgtccaaaccccaatgaggcggcgtatcgtcttgctgaaacaagacatcggggtgatactgaaggagCAGAGGAACAGCATAcacttgcaacatgtccagatgcactgcagatgtgacggcagcctcagcgaagaagaatggcccgataattcgatcgtgcaatagcgcgcaccaaacattcacctttggactgcctctggtgcactccatgacctcgccaggggtcactactccactgacaaaagaggtcgcttcgtcggaaaaggcaattcgtccgagataaccatcatcgtcctcaatacgtgatagcatttcgaccgcaaagtcatatcgacgtgtactgtcagtgGGCAACAagacctgaacgatttgcactttgtatgcacgaaacaataaacgtttgtgtaaaatgtcatggagagagctttttgacatctgtaattcacgtgaggccctgcgcaccaatttcttcggacttcgcagaaaagactgccttacagcttccaccctgtctgctgaggttcttggtcgaccagacctcggaaggtcagcaaccgatcccgtgttcttgaacttctcataccatgctttaatgctcttgacatcaggtggattccttccaaatgttgtctggaagtgtctctgcactgtggttgtgtggttggtgatcgtgtctcatgataccacaggacacactgtgctttctcctgattggttaacatggcttcttgggcactgcaccttatCCCCTACTTACGTACtgtgaacctaaaacagaaaaacagTGTTTCATAGTTTTAAACAATTCGGCAcaggtttcatatttgtatcttagttCTAGCCTGAGCTataaatttatgtaatcagggaaagtcttttcggacaccctgtactttgTCGTTACATCAACAGCAACAAGACCAGCGAAAACTGTGTAAAGCGGCACAAAGCTGTGTGTGGAAAAATGTGTACGTAAAACAGAAATCATCTGAGCGAAGTATGTCTAGCAGCTTCAGATAGCTTGAGTGGAAAGCAATACAGAGCTGTTTGTAAAAGACATGAGAGAGTAAAATGGACCAAATGTACTAAATGTGTCTAGAAGGTTGTCtgaatagttaataaattaaaatctaagGTTAAGCAACAAAATATTTGTATCATACATTGTTGTTCGAGTGAATTCGTaattattatttatgattgtaAATAATTATTGCGATTACTAGAAATAAAGTATGGGTTAACAAAAACCAAAAGAAGTACTTATTTAAGTGAAATATGAAAATATTCAAATGACCCCTTCCCACCGTTCTAGGAATGTCAGAAGCTACGCCGTTCTAGTGTTAACAATccaaaataggaaaaaaaatcagaatgaTTGAGTACACcatgttagaaaatctaaaaataatCAGGAGAAAACGACAAATGAATACTACTCAAAGTGGTGGAACAGAAGTAAACTTTAAAAACCACAGCATCAACCATCACATCGTGCTAAACCAAGTCCATGATCAAGTAGGACCACACACAGAAACGTTCACCAAAGAAAAACCACCAAACAGCTGTACATCTAAAGAAGATATTTTATTTAGACGACCAGTTTcagcatctcattaatgccatcttcagatTCCTATGCACTCCATGTATAGAAGATCAGAAGCATGCATAACTGGAGCCATCCGTATCTTGATTTTTTGAACTTTCCACAAGAAAATTACGGAATCCAAAGATATTGATGTCTCCAGTTCCATGCATGTTTCTATATCTCCATATATGgagtgcataggggcctgaagGTACTAATGAGACGCCGAAAGTGGCCATCTAAAACATCAGATCAGCCGCCGCCTCGTATCCACGATGGATCTACAGAGACTGCATGCAAAACTTGCTGGTTACGCACGAAAACCTTGTGCTACATGTTAGGTGTATGCCCCCTcctgcctccacccccccccctcctctgggaCCCCTACAGTTGAAATGAACATTGAAATTTTAAAGAAGAATTCATTTCCcagttattatttttcattttagttaTGCAGTTATGGTATTTACCTCATCCATTATGTAAAAAATATCCTGTTTCTTTTAATTTggcacatttttttgtattattaatCAGAAACGGCAACTTTGTTACGATATTCAACTAGCGAACtgacaatgcttcgcaattgctaaatatgtacgaGAGTCAGATGGAAGTCCTAATGtccttccccctcctctctctgtccctctctccctcccccttatCTGCCTGCATCTCtttcttctcccctccccccctctctctttggcCTTGAATCTCGTTTATTGTTATAGCTGAGCAAACCTTGAATGAGCAAGTAAGTTTGGGATCATTGGTATCCCGGATATGATAGCCCTTTCCTGCTTCTGGATTTGTGAGAATAATAACTCCAGTGACAGTATTTCATATAGCTTTAATCTGTAAACGGGTTGGATTAGAATGTTTCGGACATTTCAGATTTCATATTTGGAGTTCTGtttcaatttaaaattaaaatttaaagggAAAGAATACAGCTCCTCGTTATACGTACGTACATGTGTGTGTTAGTTAAAAAtggctacgagaaagacaagacaCTGCACTTTCTTTTCAGTATAGCATAGTATAGCATttactttctcgcagtcagttttaacagaagacCTATATATTGTTGTTAAGAAAAGTATATAGCTGTCTAAATGTTAATCATACaaccatgtaaaaatttgaaatacattAGTCAATAACTTTTTGAGTTATTTGCTAATAACCCTTTGTTTAGTAGTATAAATGTTCAGATATTGCAGGACTTCCGTTGTAACTCAAAGTGGTGTTTTGCGTTTTGTTCGCAGAAATTTACCAAGAAGCGCAATGTCTTTGGCTGCTGCACTGGCTACATGAAGAAGGGGAGCGTTAACATCTGTGAGCCTGTGTGCAGCGGCGGCTGTGCAAATGGCAAATGCACTGCTCCAGGAGTCTGCACTTGCAACAAGGGTTACCAACGGGATTCCAAGAACAAGGCTCTCTGCAGACCTGTGTGTGCCGGAAATTGTCGGAATGGCAAGTGCGTGGGACCCAATGTGTGCAACTGCAACAAAGGTTATGCACAAGACGCTAAGAACAAAGCAGTCTGTAATCCTGTATGCACAGGTAACTGCCCCAATGGAAAATGTACTGCCCCAAATGTGTGCAGTTGCAACTCCGGATATCGGCAAGACCCAAAGACCAAGACAAGCTGTTTGCCAGTGTGCACGGGAAACTGCCAGAATGGCAGATGTGTGGCACCAAACGTTTGTAGCTGCAACAGTGGGTATGTGCAAGACCCTAAGAACAAGGCTCTTTGCAACCCTGTGTGCAAAGGTAATTGCCCCAATGGAAAGTGTACTGCCCCAAACGTGTGCACTTGCAACTCTGGATATCGGCAAGACCCAAATACCAAGACAAGCTGTTTGCCAGTGTGCACAGGAAACTGCCAGAATGGCAAATGTGTCACACCCAACGTTTGTAGCTGCAACAGTGGCTATGTACAAGATCCTAAGAACAAGGCTCTTTGCAACCCTGTGTGCAAAGGAAACTGTCCCAACGGAAAGTGTATTGCACCAAATGTGTGCTCATGCAATACTGGTTATCGACAGGATCCAAAGAACAAAACTGTCTGCATGCCTGTATGTGCAGGTGACTGCCGCAATGGAAAATGTGTATCTCCAAATGTTTGCAGCTGCAATACTGGATACGCTCAAGAGAGTAATAACAAGCATTTGTGCACCCCTGTGTgcaaaggaaattgttcaaatggaaaATGTACTGCTCCAGGCGTATGTACTTGCAATTCTGGATACAGGCAAGATCCGAAAAACAAGACAGTTTGTACACCACAGTGTGATGGAAATTGTAAGAATGGGAAATGTGTAGCACCCAATGTATGTAGTTGCAATGCTGGATACACAATAGACCTCAAAAATAAGACACAGTGCAATCCTGTCTGCAAAGGGAACTGCCCAAATGGAAAATGTTTTGCTCCAAACGTATGTTCCTGTAACTCTGGTTATCATCTCGACCCAAACAACAAGACAATCTGTAGGCCAGTTTGTATAGGTAATTGCCAAAATGGTAGATGTGTAGCTCCTAACACATGCAGTTGTAACAGTGGTTTTGTGCAGGATCTAAAGAACAAGACATTATGCAACCGTGCATGTAATGGAAACTGCCCAAATGGAAAATgtatagccccaaatgtttgctcCTGCAACTCTGGCTATCAGCTAGACCCAAACAACAAGACAATATGTAGGCCAGTCTGTGTAGGTAATTGTCAAAATGGAAAATGTGTAACTCCCAACGTATGTAGTTGTAACAGTGGTTTCATGCAGGATACAaagaacaagacactgtgcaacccTGTGTGTAAAGGAAACTGCCCAAATGGAAAATGTATAGCTCCAGATGTATGTGCCTGCAACTCTGGTTATCTACTAGATCCTAACAACAAGACAATCTGTTGGCCAGTCTGTGTCGGTAACTGTCAAAATGGAAAATGTGTAGCTCCCAATGTATGTAGTTGTAACATTGGTTATGTACAAGATAAGAACAAGACATTATGTAAACCTGTGTGCAATGGGAACTGCCCCAATGGTAAATGTATAGCCCCCAATATCTGTACGTGCAATTCTGGATATAAGCAAGATCCAAATAACAAAATTGTCTGTGCACCAGTATGTGCAGGAAATTGTCGATATGGGAAGTGTGTGGCACCAAATGTATGTGCTTGTAACAATGGATATGCTCAAGATGCAAAGAATAAGACATTGTGTAATCCTGTGTGCAGTGGAGATTGCCCCAATGGGAAATgcatagccccaaatgtttgcaacTGCAGTATCGGATATCAGCAAGATCCAAACAACAAAACACTTTGTAAGCCAATCTGTGTGGGTAATTGTTCAAATGGCGAATGTGTTTCACCGAATGTCTGTCGCTGTAACAGTGGATATGCTCAAGATGCAAGGAACAGATCACAGTGTAACCCAGTATGCAAAGGAAACTGTCCCAATGGCATATGCACAGCACCGAACGCCTGCACTTGCAATTCAGGCTTTCAGCAAGACATGGTGGACAAGAATGTTTGTAACCCTATTTGCTCAGGCAACTGCCCAAATGGAATCTGTGTTGCCCCAGATGTATGCAGGTGTAGCAATGGATATTCCCAAGATCCCAAGAATAAGACGTTATGCAAACCCAACTGCAGTGGAGATTGTCCCAATGGGAAATGCACAGCCCCAAATGTCTGCACCTGTGATTCTGGTTATGAGCATGGCGAAGGAAATAAAACAGTCTGTAAACCCATCTGTGTAGGTAAGTGTCCAAATGCGACATGTATTGCTCCAAACGTTTGTAAATGCAACACAGGGTTTTTGAAGGATCCAGAAAATAAGAATTTGTGTAAACCCATTTGCAATGGAAACTGTCCCAATGGGAAATGTTTAGCTCCAAATACCTGCAGCTGCAATGCTGGATACCAGCAAGATCCAAAGAACAAGCTTGTGTGCACACCATATTGCAAGGGTAACTGTCAAAATGGGAAATGTGTAGCACCAAACATATGTACCTGTAATGACGGATATGTACAGGACAATGAGGATAACACAGTATGCAAGCCCGTATGTAGTGGTGGCTGTCCAAATGGGAGATGTACAGCTCCAAATGTTTGCAGCTGCAATTCTGGTTATCAGCAAGATGTGAAAGACAAAACTGTGTGTGCACCCATCTGTTCAGGCGGATGTCCAAATGGGCAATGTGTGGCACCTGACATGTGCAGTTGTAACAGTGGATATTCACTAGATCCGACCAATAGTTCTGTTTGCCGGCCACTCTGTGCCGGAGGATGCCCCAATGGAAGATGCATAGCCCCAGACGTTTGCTCTTGCAATGAAGGATACAGTCGGGATGTGAGAGATAAGTCTGTATGTAAGCCAATTTGCTCCAAAGACTGTATTAATGGTGTGTGTGTTGGACCAGACATCTGTTCCTGTAATGTTGGGCACCagaaaaatgcaaataataaaatgGTTTGTGACCCAGTGTGTGACAATGGTTGTCAGAACGGGAAGTGCATTGCACCCGACACGTGTACATGTCTTGCAGGTTACCAGCAAGATGTCGCGAATAAAAGTGTTTGTGTTCCTGTATGTAGTGGAGGTTGTCATCATGGGAGATGTATTGCACCAAACACTTGCAAGTGTGATTCTGGTTATGAACCAGATCACAAGAATGCCCTTATCTGTcggccaacgtgctctagaggctGTGAGAATGGAGAGTGTGTCGCTCCAAACCAGTGTTCCTGTAATCCAGGGTACACAGAGAGTGTCAAGAATGAGATAGAGTGTGTTCCTGTCTGCCCTCAAGGATGTTTGAATGGCAAATGTCTCAGCTCTGGGGACTGCACCTGCAATTCTGGTTATGTCAAGGACCTGCTGAACTCCAGTAGATGCATTCCAGCTTGTGAAGGAGGTTGCCCAAATGGGACGTGCTCAGCTCCGGGGATCTGCGAGTGTAATGAGGGCTACGCTAAGGATGGAGAGAAATCGAACACTTGCCAGCCAGTATGTCACACTGGTTGTGGAAATGGCACTTGCGTAGCCCCTGGTGTCTGTCGCTGTGAGAAAGGTTTTGCACAGGAGCGAAACTCGTCAGGGAAATGTGTACCAAGGTGCAGTAGTGGCTGCGTCCATGGGCGATGTGTAGCACCAGACACTTGCTCTTGTGACAACGGCTACACGTCAGACTCGTCGGGCGTGTGTGTACCACAGTGCTCAGGAACCGACGCCTGCTCTTGTAGTATTAATGGTACAGCGGTGGGAACGTGTCCGTGCGAGAAATCTGGAGCGAACTGCAATGGACCAACCATGGGAAGAGTCAACACGTAAGTCGGTCCTTGACCAACATTACCTTTCTCAGCAGCGTTTCTTTCTACTTCTTCTCGAATTCTCATTTTAAGCTGATTAGTGCTTGTTACAGTCCCCATGTTTTCCTGTATCTTCCACGGTATCGGTATGCTTTGGATTTTCCTTTAGTTTCTATTGGTAATACACTCcaagacaaataaagacccaccccgaagggattatccgaatgggacggaaatcggcagatatgATGTACAAGTAATAATGattataatatacactattggccattaacattgctacaccacgaagatgacaggctacagacgccaaattttaccgacaggaagaagatgctgtgatatgcaaatgattagcttctcagagcattcacacaaggtcgccgccggtggcgacatctataaAGTGCCGacaccaggaaagtttccaaccaatttctcatacaaaaacagtagttgaccggtgttgcctggtgaaacgttgttgtgattcctcgtgtaaggaggagaaatgcacaccatcacgtttccgactttgataaaggccggattgtagcctatcgcgtttgcgatgtatcgtatcgcgacactgatgctcgcggtcgagatccaatggctgttaacagaatatggaatcggtgggttcaggagggtaatacggaacgccgtgctggatcccagcggcctcgtttcactagcagtcgagatgacaggcatcttatccacatgactgtaacggatcgtgcagccacgtcttgatcactgagtcgacagatggggacgtttgcaagacaataaccatctgcacgaacagtacgacgacgtttgcagcagcatggactatcagctcggagacgacggctgcggttacccttgacactgcgtcacagGCAGGAGggtttgcgatggtgtactcaacgacgaacctgggtgcacgaatggcaaaacgtcgttttttcggatgaatccaagttgtttacagcatcacgatggtcgcatccgtgtttggcgacatcgcagtgaacgcacagtggaagcgcgtattcgtcatcgccatactagcgtatcaccaggcgtgatggtatggagtgccattggttacacgtctcggtcacctcttgttcgcattgacggcacttagaacagtggacgctacatttcagatgtgttacgacccgtggctctaccctccattcgattcctgcgtaaccctacttttcagcaggataatgcacgaccgaatgttgcgcGTCctataagggcctttctggatacagaaaatattcgactgctgccctggccagcacattctccagagctctcaccaattgaaaacttctggtcagtggaggccgagcaactggctcgtcacaatacggcagtcactactcttcatgaactgtggtatcgtgttgaagctgcatgggcagctagctgtacctgtacatgccatccaagctctgtttgactcaatgcccaggcgtatcaagccattataacggccagaggtggttgttcagggtactgatttctcaagatctatgcacccaaattgcgtgaaaatgtaatcacatgtcagttctagtataatatatttgtccaacgaatatctgttgatcatctgcatttcttcttggtgtagaaattttaatggccagaagtgtaatatATGATTATAAAACATTATTATAAAACGTTATTATACTTGCAGCTATTCTTCCTCATCTGACAGTTTAATAACATTTATTATGTAGATGAGAGAAAAAATAATAACCATTCCAATGACTATACGGGCCGCCAAGATGTAAGTCACAGGCCTCCAAGGTGTTAAGTCCACTGATGTAAGCCATTTTGAAAAATAAGGAAAGTTCTGGCCCGGCACCTGGAGGAACGTCTCGAGAAAGGCGAAGCTGTACGATTTGTCGCGTGCttcttcactcctggaaatggaaaaaagaacacattgacaccggtgtgtcagacccaccatacttgctccggacgctgcgagagggctttacaagcaatgatcacacgcacggcacagcggacacaccaggaaccgcggtgttggccgtcgaatggcgctagctgcgcagcatttgtgcaccgccgccgtcagtgtcagccagtttgccgtggcatacggagctccatcgcagtctttaacactggtagcatgccgcgacaacgttgacgtgaacagtatgtgcagttgacggactttgagcgagggcgtatagtgggcatgcgggaggccgggtggacgtaccgccgaattgctcaacacgtggggcgtgaggtctccacagtacatcgatgttgtcgccagtggtcggcggcaggtgcacgtgcccgtcaacctgggaccggaccgcagcgacgcacggatgcacgccaagaccgtaggatcctacgcagtgccgtaggagaccgcaccgccacttcccagcaaattagggacactgttgctcctgggctatcggcgaggaccatacgcagccgtctccatgaagctgggctacggtcccacacaccgttaggccgtcttccgctcacgccccaacatcgtgcagcccgcctccagtggtgtcgcgacaggcgtgaatggagggacgaatggagatgtgtcgtcttcagcgatgagagtcgcttctgccttggtgccaatgatggtcgtatgtgtgtttggcgccgcgcaggtgagcgccacaatcaggactgcatacgaccgaggcacacagggccaacacccagcatcatggtgtggggagcgatctcctacactggccgtacacctctggtgatcgtcgaggggacactgaatagtgcacggtacatccaaaccatcatcgaacccatcgttctaccattcctagaccggcaagggaacttgctgttccaacaggacaatgcacgtgcgcgtgtatcccgtgccacccaacgtgctctagaaggtgtaagtcaactaccctggccagcaagatctccggatctttcccccattgagcatgtttgagactggatgaagcgtcgtctcacgcggtctgcacgtccagcacgaacgctggtccaactgaggcgccaggtggaaatggcatggcaagccgttccacaggactacatccagcatctctacgatcgtctccatgggagaattgcagcctgcattgctgcgaaagatggatatacactgtactagtgccgacattgtgcatgctctgttgcctgtgtctatgtgcctgtggttctgtcagtgtgatcatgtgatgtatctgaccccaggaatgtgtcaataaagtttccccttcccgggacaatgaattcacggtgttcttatttcaatttccaggagtgtatattaagcatCGATCAATAATGATTGAAGGACAGCGAAACCACTAGTAGGTGACAATGTGTCTGACGTCCATGACGTCACAGAACGTGGACGTCAGAGGACTGCCCACTTTGTAAAGCAGCATAGGCGGCGATCAGTGGCAGATCTCGCTGCAGGGCACAGagctggtgcaggcacaaatgtGTTGGGGCAGAACGTTCCGTGCAAATTATTgaacgtgtccccccccccctccccagcaaaGACCCCTACACGTTTCCATGTTGAGAAaatgacattgtcaattacgaCTGCGGTGGGCAGGTGGTCATCGAGATTGGGCCGTgaa is a genomic window of Schistocerca gregaria isolate iqSchGreg1 chromosome 9, iqSchGreg1.2, whole genome shotgun sequence containing:
- the LOC126292159 gene encoding fibrillin-1-like; protein product: MPAAAWTLLALPLLLLVAAHAPAPVDAAVGVCLKPVTYTETQLVTFKRSVRLGNHVKWITGKRPQKFTKKRNVFGCCTGYMKKGSVNICEPVCSGGCANGKCTAPGVCTCNKGYQRDSKNKALCRPVCAGNCRNGKCVGPNVCNCNKGYAQDAKNKAVCNPVCTGNCPNGKCTAPNVCSCNSGYRQDPKTKTSCLPVCTGNCQNGRCVAPNVCSCNSGYVQDPKNKALCNPVCKGNCPNGKCTAPNVCTCNSGYRQDPNTKTSCLPVCTGNCQNGKCVTPNVCSCNSGYVQDPKNKALCNPVCKGNCPNGKCIAPNVCSCNTGYRQDPKNKTVCMPVCAGDCRNGKCVSPNVCSCNTGYAQESNNKHLCTPVCKGNCSNGKCTAPGVCTCNSGYRQDPKNKTVCTPQCDGNCKNGKCVAPNVCSCNAGYTIDLKNKTQCNPVCKGNCPNGKCFAPNVCSCNSGYHLDPNNKTICRPVCIGNCQNGRCVAPNTCSCNSGFVQDLKNKTLCNRACNGNCPNGKCIAPNVCSCNSGYQLDPNNKTICRPVCVGNCQNGKCVTPNVCSCNSGFMQDTKNKTLCNPVCKGNCPNGKCIAPDVCACNSGYLLDPNNKTICWPVCVGNCQNGKCVAPNVCSCNIGYVQDKNKTLCKPVCNGNCPNGKCIAPNICTCNSGYKQDPNNKIVCAPVCAGNCRYGKCVAPNVCACNNGYAQDAKNKTLCNPVCSGDCPNGKCIAPNVCNCSIGYQQDPNNKTLCKPICVGNCSNGECVSPNVCRCNSGYAQDARNRSQCNPVCKGNCPNGICTAPNACTCNSGFQQDMVDKNVCNPICSGNCPNGICVAPDVCRCSNGYSQDPKNKTLCKPNCSGDCPNGKCTAPNVCTCDSGYEHGEGNKTVCKPICVGKCPNATCIAPNVCKCNTGFLKDPENKNLCKPICNGNCPNGKCLAPNTCSCNAGYQQDPKNKLVCTPYCKGNCQNGKCVAPNICTCNDGYVQDNEDNTVCKPVCSGGCPNGRCTAPNVCSCNSGYQQDVKDKTVCAPICSGGCPNGQCVAPDMCSCNSGYSLDPTNSSVCRPLCAGGCPNGRCIAPDVCSCNEGYSRDVRDKSVCKPICSKDCINGVCVGPDICSCNVGHQKNANNKMVCDPVCDNGCQNGKCIAPDTCTCLAGYQQDVANKSVCVPVCSGGCHHGRCIAPNTCKCDSGYEPDHKNALICRPTCSRGCENGECVAPNQCSCNPGYTESVKNEIECVPVCPQGCLNGKCLSSGDCTCNSGYVKDLLNSSRCIPACEGGCPNGTCSAPGICECNEGYAKDGEKSNTCQPVCHTGCGNGTCVAPGVCRCEKGFAQERNSSGKCVPRCSSGCVHGRCVAPDTCSCDNGYTSDSSGVCVPQCSGTDACSCSINGTAVGTCPCEKSGANCNGPTMGRVNTASFGLMSPAAWVGVAVFLGVLLLGSSVLVVVAICRRRRLYRPIAKASQPAIAGQRDFNNPIFQMEIDEGPSLQPLGVSGSLMAVS